DNA from Synechococcus sp. CBW1108:
CAGCTCTGGCGAAAGCGATCTTTCTTACAACGAAGCCCACACTGCCCTGCAACTCACCCTGGCGGCCCTGCAGGCCAATGACCTCGACGTGGAGGAGATGGCCGGCCTCTATCGAAGGGCCCGGAGCTATCTGGATCGCTGCGAGGTTCTTCTGACCAGGGTGGAAGAGGAGGTGATGGTGTGGAATGAAGGCAGTGAAACGCCCGTTCCCCTCAGCGA
Protein-coding regions in this window:
- a CDS encoding exodeoxyribonuclease VII small subunit yields the protein MPKAKSTKNSSGESDLSYNEAHTALQLTLAALQANDLDVEEMAGLYRRARSYLDRCEVLLTRVEEEVMVWNEGSETPVPLSDSP